Proteins found in one Rhinolophus ferrumequinum isolate MPI-CBG mRhiFer1 chromosome 9, mRhiFer1_v1.p, whole genome shotgun sequence genomic segment:
- the C1QB gene encoding complement C1q subcomponent subunit B, translating into MKNPRGSVLALLPLLLLLLLGPVDVSQAQSSCTGHPAIPGIPGIPGAPGSDGNPGTPGIKGEKGLPGLAGDHGEFGEKGEPGIPGKPGKVGPKGPMGPRGSPGPLGARGPKGESGDYKATQKIAFSAMRTINMALRKDQAIRFDHVITNVNNNYEVRSGKFTCKVPGLYYFTYHASSRGNLCVNLVRGRDRIQKVATFCDYAQNTFQVTTGSMVLKLQQEENVFLQATEKNSLLGIEGANSIFSGFLLFPDPEV; encoded by the exons ATGAAGAACCCAAGGGGTAGTGTCCTGGcactgctgccgctgctgctactgctgctccTAGGTCCAGTAGATGTCTCCCAGGCCCAGAGCAGCTGCACTGGGCATCCAGCCATCCCTGGCATCCCGGGGATTCCTGGGGCACCGGGCTCTGACGGCAACCCTGGGACCCCAGGGATAAAGGGAGAGAAAG GGCTGCCAGGGCTAGCTGGAGACCATGGTGAGTTTGGAGAAAAAGGGGAACCAGGGATTCCTGGGAAGCCAGGGAAAGTCGGTCCCAAGGGCCCTATGGGCCCCAGAGGCTCTCCAGGGCCCCTTGGCGCCCGTGGTCCCAAGGGTGAATCAGGAGACTACAAGGCCACGCAGAAAATCGCTTTCTCTGCCATGCGGACCATCAACATGGCCCTGCGGAAGGACCAGGCCATCCGTTTCGACCATGTGATCACCAACGTGAATAACAACTATGAAGTTCGCAGTGGGAAGTTCACCTGCAAGGTACCTGGCCTCTACTACTTCACTTACCACGCCAGCTCACGAGGGAACCTGTGCGTGAACCTCGTCCGAGGCCGGGACCGCATACAGAAGGTGGCCACCTTCTGTGACTACGCCCAGAACACCTTCCAGGTCACCACAGGCAGCATGGTCCTCAAGCTGCAACAGGAGGAGAACGTCTTCCTGCAGGCCACTGAAAAGAACTCCCTGCTGGGCATCGAGGGTGCCAACAGCATCTTCTCTGGGTTCCTGCTCTTCCCCGACCCCGAGGTGTGA